GTGACGAACAGCTCGTCGGCGGCCTCGACGAGGCGGATCCGTTTGCGGGTGGCCAGCCGGTGGTCCTCGGGTACGACCAGGCGGAGTTTCTGTTCGTCGAGCCGGCGGGCGACCAGGTCGGGGTAGTCCGGGACGGGAGAGGTCAGGCACAGGTCGAGGTCGCCGGCGCGGAGCCGTTCGATCATGGCCTCGCCGTAGTTCTGGACGAGCTGGAAGCGGACCTTGGGGTGGTCGGCGCGGAAGGTGCGCAGCAGGCCCGGTACGGTCTCCGATCCGAGCGTGTGCAGGAAGCCGAAGGCGACCTTGCCGGCCTCCGGGTCGACGTCCGCGCGGACCGCCTCGGTGGCGCGTTCGACGTCGGCCAGCGCGCGTTCCACGGAGGAGAGGAAGGCGCGGCCGGCGGGGCTGAGGGAGAGGGTCCGGCCGTGCCGGGCGAAGAGGGCGACGCCGAGGTCCTCCTCCAGCCGGACGACGGCGCGGCTCAACGTCGACTGGGGCATGCCCAGCTCCTGCGCGGCGCGGGTCACGTGCTCGTGGCGGGCGACGGCCTCGAACTGGGCCAGTCGCGGCGCCAAGGTCAGCGCCCAGGACGGTTCCGACATGTCTTTTCTGTTGCGAAGCTGCGACAGCGACGCCGGGGACCTGCGATCATGCATCACAGCATTGATTATGCAGTTTCCATGCATTGGACGCATGAAACGCGGCGCTCTACCTTCGAAGCATGCCTCCCGCTGATACCGGGGCGTCCGTCACCGACCGTGCGGCCGCCTCTCCCCAGTCGTCCACAGACTCCTCTTCCTCCGCCGCCGCGCCCGATCCCGAGGCCGGCAAGCTGCGGCCCGGCGGGCCCGGTTACCGCCGGATGAGCTTCGCCCTCTTCGCGGCCGGGGTGGCCACCTTCGCCCTGCTGTACTCGACGCAGGCACTGCTGCCGGCGATCTCCGGTGACCTCCGGGTGAGCCCGGACCAGGCCAGCTGGACGGTGTCCGCGGCGACCTTCGGGCTGGCGCTCGGAGTGATCCCGCTGAGCGCGCTCTCCGAACGGTTCGGGCGGCGCACGCTGATGACGGCGTCCCTGACGGTGGCCGCGGTGATCGCGCTGGTGGTGCCGTTCGCACCGTCCCTCGGCGTACTGATCGCGCTGCGCGCCGTCCAGGGTGTCGCGCTGGCCGGGCTGCCGGCCTCGGCGATGGCGTTCCTGGCCGAGGAGGTACGCGCCAAGGCGCTGGTCGCGGCCATCGGCCTGTTCGTGGCGGGCAACAGCATCGGCGGCATGTCCGGCCGGATCGTGACCGGTTGGGTCGCCCAGGCGTGGGGCTGGCGGGCCGCGCTCGGCGCGGTCGGTGTGCTGGCCGTGGTGTGCGCGGTGACGTTCCGGCTGCTGGTGCCCAGGGCCCGGCACTTCGCCCCGCGTGCGGTGGGCCCGCGGGCGCTGGCCCGTACGCTCGGCGGGCACCTCGCCGACCCGCTGCTGCGCCGGCTGTACGGCATCGGCGCGCTGTTCATGACGGTCTTCGGCGCGGTCTACACGGTCATCGGGTACCGCCTGGTCGCCGAGCCGTTCAACCTCCCGCAGGGCATCGTCGGTTCGATCTTCGTGATCTATCTGGTCGGTACGGTCTCCTCGGCCGCGGCCGGCAAGCTGGTGGCCCGGGTGGTTCGCCGGGGCGCCCTCTACCTGGCCGTGGGCACCACCTCGACGGGGCTGCTGCTGAGCCTGTCCGACGCGGTGGGCGCGGTGCTGGCGGGCCTCGTCCTGATCACCGCCGGCTTCTTCGCGGGCCACGCGGTCGCCTCGTCCTCGGTCAGCCGCACCGCCAAGACGGCCCGCGCCCAGGCGTCGGCGCTCTACCAGTGCGCGTACTACGTCGGCAGCAGCCTGGGCGGTGCGCTGGGCGCCGCGGCCTTCCGCGCCGTCGGCTGGGAGGGCACCGTGCTGCTCGGCCTCGCGGCGATGCTCGGCGCGGCGTCGATCACCCTGTACGCCACCCGCAAGGCGATGGCCGAACGCCGGCTGCTCCACCTGGAGAGGGCCGCGTAACACCCCCTCAGCGCGAAGGGCCCGCCCCGCCACCTGTCCTGGTGGGGCGGGCCCTTCGTCCCGTCGAGCCTCAGCCGACGGGGAAGAGCGCGGTGTCGACGGTGACGTCGAACGGTGCGGGCAGGTGCAGCGTGTCGCCGTACT
The sequence above is a segment of the Streptomyces lydicus genome. Coding sequences within it:
- a CDS encoding LysR family transcriptional regulator, which gives rise to MSEPSWALTLAPRLAQFEAVARHEHVTRAAQELGMPQSTLSRAVVRLEEDLGVALFARHGRTLSLSPAGRAFLSSVERALADVERATEAVRADVDPEAGKVAFGFLHTLGSETVPGLLRTFRADHPKVRFQLVQNYGEAMIERLRAGDLDLCLTSPVPDYPDLVARRLDEQKLRLVVPEDHRLATRKRIRLVEAADELFVTLEPGYGLRRITDALCTEAGFTPKVAFEGEEAETLRGLVAAGLGVALLPPPAVPRPGVVELTVTAPRAVREIGVAWLDGHVDTPPVAAFKKFLLSRRGELLS
- a CDS encoding MFS transporter; this translates as MPPADTGASVTDRAAASPQSSTDSSSSAAAPDPEAGKLRPGGPGYRRMSFALFAAGVATFALLYSTQALLPAISGDLRVSPDQASWTVSAATFGLALGVIPLSALSERFGRRTLMTASLTVAAVIALVVPFAPSLGVLIALRAVQGVALAGLPASAMAFLAEEVRAKALVAAIGLFVAGNSIGGMSGRIVTGWVAQAWGWRAALGAVGVLAVVCAVTFRLLVPRARHFAPRAVGPRALARTLGGHLADPLLRRLYGIGALFMTVFGAVYTVIGYRLVAEPFNLPQGIVGSIFVIYLVGTVSSAAAGKLVARVVRRGALYLAVGTTSTGLLLSLSDAVGAVLAGLVLITAGFFAGHAVASSSVSRTAKTARAQASALYQCAYYVGSSLGGALGAAAFRAVGWEGTVLLGLAAMLGAASITLYATRKAMAERRLLHLERAA